A genome region from Methanobacterium subterraneum includes the following:
- the cofH gene encoding 5-amino-6-(D-ribitylamino)uracil--L-tyrosine 4-hydroxyphenyl transferase CofH, with protein sequence MMENIYQRSLDGEITREDAIKLLDSNHFQLFDIADQLRQKIVGEEVTFVANRNIDITDHCIIGCTFCSFRDNIGYEMTTEEILESVKEAVNVKATEICLFGGVMPHMTVEYYSDLFRAIKEQFNIELHSLSPVEVYHAAKASNVTTEEALASFKDAGLDTLTGASAEILVDSVRAKLCPNKVSTQEWVDIITEAHQLGIPSTSTIMYGSIESWEDRIDHLFILRDIQQETGGFTELVPMTFLGENNLMGQESNGASGLDDLKLHALARIILGKDIPNIQASWIKIGTRMAQMALCCGANDLGGTMMEDLISIAAGSAHGEYLSRQEMHQVIEGIGRIPAERNTRYERVH encoded by the coding sequence ATGATGGAAAATATTTACCAGCGTTCTCTTGATGGAGAGATTACCCGAGAAGATGCAATAAAACTATTAGACTCCAATCATTTCCAATTATTTGATATTGCTGACCAATTACGGCAAAAAATAGTGGGAGAAGAAGTTACCTTTGTGGCCAACCGAAACATCGACATCACCGACCACTGCATAATTGGATGCACCTTCTGCTCATTCCGGGATAACATCGGGTACGAGATGACCACCGAAGAAATCCTGGAAAGTGTTAAAGAAGCAGTGAATGTGAAGGCCACTGAAATATGCCTCTTCGGTGGTGTGATGCCCCACATGACTGTTGAGTATTACAGTGACCTCTTCAGGGCAATAAAAGAACAATTCAACATCGAACTCCACAGTTTATCACCAGTAGAAGTGTATCACGCTGCTAAAGCATCCAATGTAACCACTGAAGAAGCACTGGCTTCTTTTAAAGATGCCGGGCTGGACACCTTAACTGGAGCTTCAGCCGAGATACTGGTGGATAGTGTCCGGGCTAAACTCTGCCCCAATAAGGTTTCAACCCAGGAATGGGTGGATATCATCACTGAAGCCCATCAGCTAGGGATACCCAGCACGTCTACCATTATGTACGGTAGTATAGAATCCTGGGAAGATCGTATAGACCACCTATTCATACTGAGGGATATTCAGCAGGAGACTGGTGGTTTCACTGAACTGGTACCCATGACCTTTCTTGGGGAAAACAACCTCATGGGGCAGGAATCCAATGGTGCCAGTGGACTGGATGACCTGAAACTACATGCCCTGGCCAGGATAATCCTGGGAAAAGATATACCCAATATTCAGGCATCCTGGATTAAAATTGGAACCCGAATGGCTCAAATGGCCCTCTGCTGCGGTGCCAATGACTTGGGTGGTACCATGATGGAAGATCTCATTTCCATAGCTGCTGGTTCAGCCCACGGAGAATACCTCTCACGGCAGGAGATGCACCAAGTCATTGAAGGAATTGGCAGAATACCAGCAGAAAGAAACACCCGTTATGAACGGGTACACTAA
- a CDS encoding carbon-nitrogen hydrolase family protein: MGDNFTVALCQMKVVEDKAQNIEHALSMIIEAASQSDLVILPEMWNCPYQTTLFPEYAEEKEKSTTLNAISGAAKREDVYIVAGSIPEKHEGKIYNSSFIFNPQGEILDVHRKVHLFDIDVPGKISFKESETLTAGNQITVVDTPLCRIGICICYDIRFTELLRLMALEGAQIIIVPGAFNMTTGPAHWKPLIQVRAVDNQVFMAAISPARNHDASYVAYGHSMVVDPWGTILKEAGTGEEIIYVHINLELIPKIRQELPILKNLRTDLYQIKRK, translated from the coding sequence ATGGGAGATAATTTCACTGTGGCTCTATGCCAGATGAAGGTAGTGGAGGATAAGGCTCAAAACATTGAACATGCATTGTCCATGATTATTGAGGCAGCGTCCCAGTCGGATCTGGTGATACTACCGGAGATGTGGAACTGTCCCTACCAAACCACTCTCTTCCCGGAATATGCTGAGGAAAAAGAAAAAAGCACCACCTTAAATGCCATATCAGGGGCTGCAAAGAGGGAAGATGTTTATATTGTAGCGGGTTCCATCCCTGAAAAACATGAAGGAAAGATATACAATTCCAGTTTCATCTTCAACCCCCAGGGGGAAATTCTGGATGTGCATCGCAAGGTTCACCTTTTTGATATTGACGTGCCCGGCAAGATCAGTTTCAAAGAATCAGAAACCCTGACTGCTGGTAACCAGATCACAGTAGTGGATACGCCACTATGCAGGATTGGGATATGCATCTGTTATGATATTCGATTCACTGAACTATTACGTCTCATGGCACTGGAAGGAGCCCAGATAATTATCGTACCTGGAGCTTTCAACATGACCACCGGACCAGCCCACTGGAAACCATTAATCCAGGTTCGAGCCGTGGATAACCAGGTTTTCATGGCAGCTATTTCACCAGCCAGGAACCATGATGCTTCTTATGTGGCATATGGTCATTCCATGGTTGTTGATCCATGGGGGACTATTTTAAAAGAGGCCGGAACTGGTGAAGAAATTATATACGTCCATATTAACTTGGAACTTATTCCTAAAATTCGCCAGGAACTACCAATTCTAAAAAACCTACGAACAGACCTTTACCAAATTAAGAGAAAATGA
- a CDS encoding transposase: MGEILKIFGSRRVKQEIAKHGIKPADKAGIMFRVMFTSMFFSVDVSYVLRELNEREELRKFVGVEDVPDVDSFYRFMSRFSENQFVKLVNGVLNTQNPSKRRRKTTILVDSTDLQVDINWNRKKRSKKSLEDEEFKWGCSSSKGFYIGYKLTIALEYPKMKPLAFIIHQGSPNDAPIFTEIMEQLKNRRLILKGDTFIFDKGYYSKDNYINGILGYNIVPIIFPKYYFKLNKILDSLSYPLDCFNKNTSKYKNKSFYKRLVRDFKRKITNWKRLKPIRGMIEDWNKLTKEAFSMKKIHRFTYRSVVKYVSLNVLLAGIITLLGYNSKKAIQCLSEW, translated from the coding sequence TTGGGTGAAATACTTAAAATTTTCGGTTCCCGTAGAGTAAAGCAGGAAATAGCTAAACACGGCATTAAACCCGCTGATAAAGCTGGAATTATGTTTAGAGTTATGTTTACTAGTATGTTTTTTTCTGTGGATGTTTCATATGTGTTAAGGGAGCTTAATGAGAGAGAAGAACTTAGGAAATTTGTTGGTGTGGAAGATGTGCCTGATGTTGACAGTTTTTATCGTTTTATGTCAAGGTTTTCAGAAAATCAGTTTGTAAAACTGGTTAATGGTGTTTTGAACACTCAAAATCCTAGTAAAAGGCGAAGAAAGACCACTATTTTGGTGGATAGTACTGATTTGCAGGTGGATATAAATTGGAATCGGAAAAAAAGATCTAAAAAATCTTTGGAAGATGAAGAGTTTAAATGGGGTTGCAGTTCTTCTAAGGGATTTTATATTGGATATAAACTCACAATAGCTTTAGAATACCCTAAAATGAAGCCATTAGCCTTTATTATTCACCAGGGATCTCCAAATGATGCTCCAATCTTCACAGAAATCATGGAACAACTGAAAAATAGACGTTTAATACTGAAAGGAGATACTTTTATCTTTGATAAAGGATATTACAGTAAGGATAATTATATTAATGGTATTTTAGGTTATAATATTGTTCCAATTATTTTCCCCAAATATTATTTCAAACTAAACAAGATATTAGATAGTTTAAGCTATCCATTGGATTGTTTTAATAAAAATACTAGCAAATATAAGAATAAAAGTTTTTACAAACGATTAGTGCGTGATTTTAAACGAAAAATCACCAATTGGAAGAGATTAAAACCTATACGGGGCATGATCGAAGACTGGAATAAATTAACAAAAGAAGCTTTTTCTATGAAGAAAATACACAGATTTACCTACAGATCAGTAGTAAAATACGTTTCTCTAAATGTACTTTTAGCAGGCATCATCACACTACTCGGTTATAACTCTAAAAAAGCCATACAATGCCTCTCCGAATGGTGA
- a CDS encoding PAS domain S-box protein, whose product MTKNNAGLKEFDDVKTIKDEISRLKKDIAFKEEIFELSPNYIILLGLNGEILEVNNAAKKLISRVNNQCIAEKISNLKIIPSEEYQKYIDCIAIIFNNKKNRPFKSYFLDKGGEYRHVKVYISPVKSGNEIIAVSIFATDITDLKLMKDSLRESLSLHKATLESVASGVMVVNQKGIVTSYNQKFLEMWDIPSKMINPGYDEQLLDYITGCLKDPVAFREKIEELYDNPRKISIDILEFKDGRVYQRYSQPQLIGNEVTGRVWSFSDLTNLKKTKDSLRKSVAYYKTIFEHSGTATLIVDENNTISLANSEIENIFGYHPSEIMGKKTWMDFVLPEFLPQMMEYQQLRYTNSTSAPENYEFRIIDKYGQIKDIYANICLIPGTRRTLASIMDVTERNQAMARIKESETLYRTLAEAVEEFVFIINKEDQLEYINEYAARKWKLNPDEVLGKPRCELFPAETNELQGRYLKRVFEIKNTLRGENLLTMSPESMWLDTLLIPLKNEEGNVEKVLGVARDITEQKEYELLLSRQNEIHKAMGTILTEAIVSKNEDELTQTCLRVCEDITHSEFGFICERDGNGEVNHLAINPVMLGECKLKEYDFYPILKKLKIKNLWKHLQKKPYPVIYNDLNPLELEILLGNYPIIKNMLISPLLRNGEFMGLIGLCNKESDFDFYDRKTMENISTTIVEALLRKRAEEKLKKALDDKEMLVREIHHRTKNNLMIMVSLLNLTSADIEDEKSREIFHQIQTRAKSMALIHEKLYRSNNIKQINFGDYIRHLARDLFNSFLEDQERVELVMELEDLNLDINTAIPLGLILNELLTNSMKYAFPNGQHGIITIKFFKEAEKYVMIVSDDGIGLPADLDIEKTDTLGLQLVKSLIGQIEGIISVKRDSGTNITTQFQEDDYLS is encoded by the coding sequence ATGACAAAAAATAATGCGGGTTTGAAAGAGTTCGATGATGTTAAAACTATAAAAGATGAAATATCCCGGTTAAAAAAGGATATTGCATTTAAAGAGGAGATTTTTGAATTATCTCCTAACTACATTATATTATTGGGGTTGAATGGGGAGATTCTGGAAGTTAATAATGCCGCGAAAAAACTGATTTCCAGGGTTAATAATCAGTGCATTGCTGAAAAAATATCAAACCTTAAAATTATCCCTTCTGAAGAATATCAAAAATATATTGATTGCATTGCAATCATTTTTAATAATAAAAAGAATCGTCCTTTTAAATCCTATTTTTTAGATAAAGGTGGGGAATATAGGCATGTTAAAGTTTATATTTCACCAGTTAAATCAGGAAATGAAATAATTGCTGTTTCTATTTTTGCCACAGATATTACTGATCTTAAACTAATGAAAGATTCATTAAGGGAATCCCTATCACTGCATAAGGCCACACTGGAATCTGTTGCCAGTGGTGTAATGGTAGTTAACCAGAAGGGCATAGTAACCAGTTACAATCAGAAATTCCTGGAAATGTGGGATATTCCCTCAAAAATGATTAACCCGGGTTATGATGAACAACTCCTGGATTACATAACTGGATGTTTAAAGGATCCAGTGGCGTTTAGGGAAAAGATTGAAGAATTATATGATAATCCCCGTAAAATAAGCATTGACATCCTGGAATTTAAGGATGGACGTGTTTACCAGCGCTACTCACAGCCCCAACTGATTGGAAACGAGGTTACCGGGAGAGTATGGAGCTTTTCTGATCTAACCAATCTTAAAAAGACTAAAGACTCACTAAGGAAATCTGTTGCTTACTATAAGACTATATTTGAACATAGTGGAACAGCCACTCTCATCGTGGACGAGAATAATACCATATCACTGGCCAATTCTGAAATAGAAAATATATTCGGTTACCATCCTTCAGAGATTATGGGTAAAAAAACCTGGATGGATTTTGTTTTACCAGAATTCCTTCCCCAAATGATGGAATACCAACAGTTAAGGTACACTAATTCAACTTCAGCCCCTGAAAACTATGAATTCCGTATTATTGATAAATATGGGCAAATAAAAGATATCTACGCAAATATCTGCCTCATACCCGGAACACGAAGAACTTTAGCTTCAATTATGGATGTTACTGAACGTAACCAGGCAATGGCGCGAATTAAGGAAAGTGAAACCCTATACCGAACTCTGGCTGAAGCTGTTGAAGAATTTGTATTTATCATAAACAAGGAAGATCAACTGGAATATATCAATGAGTATGCAGCACGCAAATGGAAACTAAACCCTGATGAAGTACTGGGGAAACCAAGATGTGAACTATTCCCCGCTGAAACCAATGAATTACAGGGCAGATATCTGAAGAGAGTATTTGAAATTAAAAATACATTGCGGGGGGAAAACCTGCTAACCATGTCACCTGAATCCATGTGGCTGGACACTCTACTCATTCCACTTAAAAATGAGGAGGGGAATGTGGAAAAAGTTCTAGGTGTAGCCCGGGATATAACTGAACAAAAAGAATATGAGCTGCTTTTAAGCAGACAGAATGAAATCCACAAAGCCATGGGAACTATTTTAACCGAAGCAATTGTATCCAAAAATGAAGATGAACTCACCCAAACCTGCCTCCGGGTTTGTGAAGATATCACCCATAGTGAGTTTGGTTTTATCTGCGAAAGGGATGGGAATGGGGAAGTTAACCACCTGGCAATTAATCCAGTCATGCTTGGAGAATGTAAGTTAAAAGAATATGATTTTTATCCCATTCTCAAAAAACTCAAGATTAAAAATCTATGGAAACATCTGCAAAAAAAACCATATCCCGTTATATATAATGATCTTAACCCCCTGGAATTGGAGATTTTACTCGGAAATTATCCCATTATTAAGAATATGCTAATTAGTCCCCTCTTGCGAAATGGGGAATTCATGGGTTTGATTGGATTGTGTAATAAGGAGTCAGACTTTGATTTTTATGATAGAAAAACCATGGAAAACATTTCAACCACTATTGTTGAGGCTTTATTACGCAAACGAGCCGAAGAAAAATTAAAAAAAGCTTTGGATGATAAGGAGATGTTGGTAAGGGAAATTCATCACCGCACCAAGAATAATTTGATGATTATGGTCAGTTTACTTAATTTAACCTCAGCGGATATTGAAGATGAAAAGTCCCGTGAAATATTTCATCAGATCCAGACCAGGGCCAAATCCATGGCTCTTATCCATGAAAAACTGTACCGATCTAATAATATTAAACAGATTAACTTCGGGGACTACATCCGTCACCTGGCCCGGGATTTATTTAACTCATTTCTGGAGGATCAGGAAAGGGTGGAGCTGGTTATGGAACTGGAGGATCTTAACTTGGATATCAACACTGCCATACCATTAGGCCTGATACTAAACGAACTTTTAACCAATTCCATGAAATATGCATTTCCCAATGGACAACATGGAATTATAACCATCAAATTTTTCAAAGAAGCTGAAAAATATGTGATGATTGTAAGTGATGATGGTATTGGACTGCCAGCCGATCTGGATATTGAAAAAACAGATACTCTAGGATTACAACTGGTTAAAAGCCTTATTGGCCAGATTGAAGGAATAATATCAGTTAAACGCGATAGTGGAACTAATATTACCACCCAATTCCAGGAAGATGACTATCTATCCTAA
- a CDS encoding HEAT repeat domain-containing protein has protein sequence MSTDDNNQLEVLLKDLTTNDNAEKRREAAENLGEIKNPDVIEPLINALEDDNPQVRFAAAKALGKIGEPAIEPLVKILKNDEGNIRRYATLALKDIKSDIVVDQLVEALSDEDWSVRKFASKALGEIGSEAAVDPLIETLTDEDWGVRVAAVKALGDIGDERAIDPIKKARRAATGDKEFKKACNKALKKI, from the coding sequence ATGTCAACTGATGATAATAATCAATTAGAAGTATTATTGAAAGATTTAACAACCAATGACAATGCTGAAAAAAGGAGGGAAGCTGCTGAGAATCTGGGAGAAATTAAAAATCCGGATGTTATTGAACCCTTAATCAATGCATTGGAAGATGATAATCCCCAGGTTAGATTCGCAGCTGCCAAGGCTCTGGGTAAAATTGGTGAACCTGCCATCGAACCTCTGGTGAAGATCCTGAAAAATGATGAAGGTAACATACGCAGATACGCTACACTGGCCCTTAAAGATATAAAAAGCGATATTGTGGTTGACCAGTTGGTGGAAGCTCTTTCTGATGAGGATTGGAGCGTGCGTAAGTTCGCATCCAAGGCACTGGGGGAGATTGGTAGTGAAGCGGCAGTGGACCCTCTAATTGAAACCCTTACAGATGAAGATTGGGGTGTTCGAGTGGCTGCAGTTAAGGCACTGGGCGATATAGGGGACGAGAGAGCTATTGATCCTATTAAAAAAGCACGGCGGGCAGCCACTGGAGATAAAGAGTTTAAAAAGGCATGTAATAAGGCCTTAAAGAAGATTTAG
- a CDS encoding response regulator yields MAGETILVVEDEGISAIEIQESLESLGYQVPSTAKTGNEAIQIAFDIKPDLVLMDITLKGEMDGIDAAIIIKSFIDVPLIYLTALDDTETFNRMIETNASAYLIKPIEEAELRNNVQLALKNHQTRQKELDDEKKAGLKDVQIFMRSVLPELVGNMHIPERSVFLSRFMRLFEQNMKPLFFQYIKDNSQEPYDQLNDEEKMRLYLSWISHLYENLGFKVLTRVKVNNGMMTVKKCSWSPGRPNDVFLCLICQGIMRLTYSWTKLPGRVKEEPTTGVLQSVCKFDYDMG; encoded by the coding sequence ATGGCTGGGGAGACAATTCTAGTAGTGGAAGACGAGGGAATCAGTGCCATTGAAATACAGGAATCATTGGAATCTCTGGGTTATCAGGTGCCTTCCACGGCCAAAACAGGAAACGAAGCAATACAGATAGCATTCGACATTAAGCCCGATTTAGTTCTTATGGATATCACTTTAAAGGGAGAAATGGATGGGATAGACGCTGCTATCATTATTAAAAGTTTCATTGATGTTCCCCTCATCTACTTAACTGCACTGGACGATACGGAAACCTTTAACCGGATGATTGAAACCAACGCCAGCGCATACCTAATCAAACCCATTGAAGAAGCGGAATTACGTAACAACGTCCAATTAGCATTAAAAAATCATCAAACCAGACAAAAAGAACTTGATGATGAAAAAAAGGCGGGTTTAAAAGATGTTCAGATATTCATGCGTAGTGTTCTTCCGGAACTGGTGGGAAACATGCACATCCCGGAAAGAAGTGTTTTTCTTTCTCGTTTCATGAGATTGTTCGAACAAAATATGAAGCCCTTATTCTTCCAGTACATCAAGGACAACAGTCAGGAACCCTATGATCAACTAAATGATGAAGAGAAAATGAGACTGTATCTCTCCTGGATTTCCCACCTATATGAAAACCTGGGTTTTAAGGTATTAACTCGTGTTAAGGTAAATAATGGAATGATGACCGTTAAAAAATGTTCATGGTCTCCAGGTAGGCCAAATGATGTTTTTTTATGCCTTATCTGCCAGGGAATTATGCGATTAACCTATTCCTGGACCAAATTACCGGGAAGAGTTAAGGAAGAACCCACCACTGGTGTCCTGCAATCAGTGTGCAAGTTCGATTATGATATGGGATGA
- a CDS encoding TIR domain-containing protein, translated as MVFEEDLKVYHLFISHNGEGNEEYLTFIQRLIEAPDFEWEDHGVPGENSFQELRDQIEPAEIVVVLTSLYSRHHDLIQTQVKIAQELEKPIILIRPYGMEEVPGDLEEIADGVVGWNRVCIVEMIQESINE; from the coding sequence ATGGTGTTTGAAGAGGACTTAAAAGTTTATCATTTATTCATCAGTCATAATGGGGAAGGAAATGAAGAGTACCTTACCTTTATTCAGAGGTTAATTGAAGCTCCGGACTTTGAATGGGAAGACCATGGAGTGCCTGGTGAAAACAGCTTCCAGGAGTTAAGGGATCAGATAGAACCCGCGGAGATTGTGGTTGTTCTCACCAGTCTTTACTCCCGCCACCATGATTTAATCCAAACTCAGGTAAAAATTGCCCAAGAATTAGAAAAACCCATAATCCTTATTCGCCCCTACGGTATGGAAGAGGTGCCAGGTGACTTGGAGGAGATTGCTGATGGTGTGGTTGGTTGGAATAGGGTGTGTATTGTAGAGATGATTCAAGAGTCCATAAACGAATAA
- a CDS encoding N-acetyltransferase, whose translation MIEKLEDHEIKDIMGIWLKTTVTAHSFIPEKYWIESYDKVIEGYIPFSTTFTYKEDGIIKGFISTRDNSFIGALFVLEDYQGKSIGKKLLNYCKSLYSSLELCVYVKNENAVNFYKNCGFVIKSKQPNENSGFMEYGILTPSIFHHSERHCMAFLEL comes from the coding sequence ATGATTGAAAAATTAGAAGATCATGAAATAAAAGATATCATGGGCATATGGTTAAAGACCACGGTTACTGCTCACAGTTTCATACCTGAAAAATACTGGATTGAAAGTTATGATAAAGTAATAGAGGGATATATACCCTTTTCAACAACCTTTACCTATAAAGAAGATGGTATAATTAAAGGATTTATAAGTACAAGGGATAATTCGTTTATTGGTGCATTATTTGTTTTAGAAGATTATCAAGGGAAATCCATTGGTAAAAAACTATTAAATTACTGTAAATCATTATATTCTAGTTTAGAATTATGTGTTTATGTTAAAAATGAAAATGCCGTAAACTTTTATAAAAATTGTGGCTTTGTGATTAAATCAAAACAACCCAATGAAAATTCGGGATTTATGGAATATGGAATATTAACCCCCTCCATTTTTCACCATTCGGAGAGGCATTGTATGGCTTTTTTAGAGTTATAA
- a CDS encoding transposase yields MKDRSLACELSVPDDDKALQVFRCIRWSDGVYCPKCKSFEVYNRGYLNKTHIKRYSCKTCGKNFTDFTGTIFSNKKLPLGDMFYIILNLDKKSIKRLADESGHKWDSVYRLAQEFRECLVDEAKDPVLSGEIEFDEMYQSAGTKGLKKTSEN; encoded by the coding sequence ATGAAAGATCGAAGTTTAGCATGCGAGTTGTCGGTTCCGGACGATGATAAAGCTTTACAGGTTTTCAGATGCATAAGATGGTCTGATGGGGTTTATTGTCCGAAATGCAAGTCTTTTGAAGTGTACAATCGCGGATATTTGAATAAAACTCACATTAAGCGATATTCTTGTAAGACTTGCGGGAAAAATTTCACTGACTTTACTGGAACCATTTTTTCCAACAAAAAATTACCTCTGGGTGATATGTTCTACATAATCCTGAACTTAGATAAAAAAAGCATTAAACGTTTAGCTGATGAATCAGGACATAAATGGGACAGCGTTTATAGATTAGCTCAGGAGTTCAGGGAATGTTTGGTTGATGAAGCCAAAGATCCAGTTTTGTCAGGGGAAATTGAATTTGATGAAATGTACCAATCAGCAGGCACCAAAGGTTTAAAAAAAACATCCGAGAACTAG
- a CDS encoding succinylglutamate desuccinylase/aspartoacylase family protein codes for MKKRPSLRPKKKSRSIPKTLMVNRKILIIALLLFLVLTCFIIINNGTTTPYTYVNGYPVQGSSNYKIILIDNSTGGDVSNNTVLMENINKTPVISELIETGKKGTPLIVLGDGSQPRVMVVAGVHGAELPSQIAATNIINHLNGKKINGTVYVVPFAIPHNTASSTRINNGTDPDRVAHNNGTPLNNINNVSVTSNITLLADFHSAQPNDIPGKNCIIYDPTNPKSQELAGYIGNKTGSPLMEVGPYPGVLSTVSNRNGIPSVVCEVLSAHNKTDQASVELSYQYMLAFLEYSGVYKNTG; via the coding sequence ATGAAGAAAAGACCATCATTACGTCCTAAGAAAAAGTCCAGGTCGATTCCGAAAACTTTGATGGTCAACCGGAAAATACTGATAATAGCCCTATTGCTCTTTTTAGTCTTAACCTGTTTTATTATAATAAATAATGGAACAACAACACCCTACACATATGTCAATGGATATCCGGTGCAGGGATCTTCTAATTATAAAATAATACTTATTGATAACTCTACTGGTGGGGATGTATCCAATAACACGGTGCTAATGGAAAACATTAACAAAACCCCGGTAATATCTGAACTCATTGAAACTGGCAAAAAAGGCACACCCCTAATTGTTTTAGGGGATGGAAGCCAACCCCGGGTAATGGTGGTTGCCGGAGTTCACGGAGCAGAGTTACCATCACAGATTGCTGCAACCAACATCATCAACCACCTTAATGGAAAAAAAATAAATGGAACCGTATATGTAGTTCCCTTTGCCATTCCCCACAACACAGCAAGCTCCACCAGGATAAACAATGGCACTGACCCAGATAGAGTGGCCCATAACAATGGAACTCCATTAAACAATATCAACAATGTATCCGTAACGAGTAACATCACCCTACTGGCTGATTTCCATTCAGCACAACCCAATGATATCCCCGGTAAAAACTGTATTATATATGATCCTACAAATCCTAAAAGTCAGGAATTAGCAGGATACATAGGCAATAAAACTGGATCTCCCCTGATGGAAGTGGGACCCTACCCTGGTGTTCTATCCACAGTTAGTAACCGTAATGGAATACCCTCGGTGGTGTGTGAAGTCCTATCAGCCCACAATAAAACCGACCAGGCCAGTGTTGAACTCTCATACCAGTACATGCTGGCCTTTTTAGAGTATTCCGGAGTTTATAAAAACACTGGTTAA
- the nudC gene encoding NAD(+) diphosphatase encodes MHRESIYRRYKPEFTPNKENNGNAYWFLFNSNELLVEMGKIPEIPYTKSLEELKINPIRLQYLGTFNGHPCYSGELPSEIQVPRGMAFKDLRSLYDIIEEDLYLLAGRASQIVNWDRSHQFCGQCGAPTITKDDEMAKLCPECGFTSFTRLSPAVITAIIKDGKLLMALHTRTSGNMYGLIAGFVEPGETLTEAVQRETMEEVGLKVKNIEYFGSQPWPYPHSLMIGFTADYDSGEIEVDGKEIIDAKWFDSDQLPQVPSRMSIAGELIQWYLENYSI; translated from the coding sequence ATGCACCGGGAAAGTATTTACAGACGATATAAACCAGAATTTACTCCTAATAAAGAAAATAACGGAAATGCTTACTGGTTTCTTTTTAATTCAAATGAATTACTGGTAGAAATGGGTAAAATACCTGAGATTCCTTACACCAAGAGTTTAGAAGAACTGAAGATTAATCCCATAAGATTACAATATCTAGGTACCTTCAATGGTCATCCCTGCTACTCTGGAGAGTTACCCTCCGAAATTCAAGTTCCTAGGGGAATGGCTTTTAAGGATCTACGTTCACTTTATGATATTATAGAAGAAGATCTGTATCTTTTAGCAGGACGTGCGTCCCAGATAGTAAATTGGGACCGTAGTCATCAGTTCTGCGGCCAGTGCGGAGCGCCAACCATTACTAAAGATGATGAGATGGCTAAGTTATGCCCGGAATGTGGTTTCACCAGTTTCACCCGCCTATCACCCGCAGTGATCACTGCAATCATCAAGGATGGTAAACTACTCATGGCCCTGCACACCCGCACTTCTGGAAATATGTACGGACTTATTGCTGGTTTTGTGGAACCTGGTGAGACCTTAACTGAAGCCGTCCAACGGGAGACCATGGAAGAAGTGGGTTTGAAGGTGAAGAATATAGAATACTTCGGAAGCCAACCCTGGCCCTACCCCCATTCGCTGATGATCGGTTTTACTGCAGATTATGATAGTGGTGAGATAGAAGTGGATGGTAAAGAGATAATTGATGCTAAATGGTTTGATTCTGACCAACTCCCCCAGGTTCCATCAAGGATGAGCATTGCCGGGGAACTTATCCAGTGGTATCTTGAAAATTATTCAATCTAA